From the genome of candidate division WOR-1 bacterium RIFOXYB2_FULL_36_35, one region includes:
- a CDS encoding UDP-glucose 6-dehydrogenase: MKLAVIGTGYVGLVTGACFANLGNDVVCIDKDQKRLEIFSKGDIPFYEPGLPELVSKNHKAKRLIFSHDILSAVLNSEVIFIAVGTPPKSNGQADISAVISVAQSIAKALKSKKGNKSRKFKVIVNKSTVPVGMGDIVTKILTENKIPEKDFSVVSNPEFLREGSAISDFMNPDRIVVGASNNRAFNLITELYRPLNAHIIFTSVKSAELIKYASNAFLATKISFINEIANICEKVGSDVLEVANAMGLDKRIGKQFLNAGIGYGGSCFPKDVLALMHLAREQGYDPQILSSVTEVNDFQVDLFVGKILKELKKLRGKKISVLGLSFKPDTDDLREAPSLEIIDSLIKKGAKITVYDPAVSVNSKKQLTAISFADGVYDAIAGADAVVIVTEWAEFRELDFERAKKLVKNKIIFDGRNIYDPKRVREAGFKYIGVGR, from the coding sequence ATGAAACTAGCAGTTATCGGGACCGGTTATGTAGGCCTTGTAACAGGAGCCTGTTTTGCGAATCTTGGAAATGATGTTGTATGTATCGATAAAGACCAAAAACGGCTTGAGATTTTCTCAAAAGGCGATATTCCTTTTTATGAGCCAGGACTTCCTGAGCTTGTTTCAAAAAACCATAAAGCAAAAAGGCTCATTTTTAGCCATGATATTTTATCCGCTGTTTTAAATTCAGAAGTTATTTTTATTGCTGTTGGAACTCCTCCCAAATCAAACGGGCAGGCTGATATTTCTGCTGTTATTTCCGTAGCTCAAAGCATTGCAAAGGCTTTAAAATCAAAAAAAGGGAACAAATCAAGGAAATTTAAAGTGATTGTGAATAAAAGCACTGTTCCCGTTGGAATGGGAGATATTGTTACAAAAATTTTAACAGAGAATAAAATACCTGAAAAAGATTTTTCCGTGGTTTCAAATCCCGAATTTTTAAGGGAAGGCTCCGCAATATCCGATTTTATGAATCCGGATAGGATTGTAGTTGGGGCATCCAACAATCGCGCTTTTAATTTAATTACAGAGCTTTACAGGCCGTTAAATGCGCATATAATCTTTACATCGGTTAAAAGTGCGGAACTTATCAAATATGCCTCAAATGCTTTTTTAGCGACAAAAATATCTTTTATAAACGAAATTGCGAATATTTGCGAAAAAGTTGGATCAGATGTTTTGGAAGTTGCAAATGCTATGGGACTTGATAAAAGAATCGGCAAGCAATTTTTAAATGCCGGAATCGGCTATGGCGGAAGTTGTTTTCCAAAAGATGTTTTGGCTTTAATGCATTTGGCTCGCGAGCAGGGTTATGACCCTCAAATTTTATCATCTGTTACCGAGGTTAATGATTTTCAGGTTGATCTCTTTGTCGGTAAAATTTTGAAAGAATTAAAGAAGCTAAGAGGAAAGAAAATTTCTGTGTTGGGCTTGTCCTTTAAACCAGATACAGATGATTTGAGAGAGGCGCCGTCTCTGGAAATTATTGATTCACTGATTAAAAAAGGGGCCAAAATAACAGTTTATGACCCTGCTGTTTCTGTTAATTCAAAAAAACAGTTAACAGCCATCTCTTTTGCCGATGGAGTGTATGATGCAATTGCGGGTGCTGATGCTGTTGTTATTGTTACCGAATGGGCAGAATTTAGAGAGCTTGATTTTGAAAGGGCTAAAAAACTTGTAAAAAATAAGATTATATTTGACGGAAGAAACATCTATGATCCTAAAAGAGTAAGAGAGGCGGGTTTTAAATATATTGGGGTTGGAAGATGA
- a CDS encoding NAD-dependent dehydratase has product MKILITGGAGFIASHLIDLLLQEDHEVVCIDNLITGSLHNIKHHEGNKNLKFIEHDISTHLDYKDRIDFVLHMASPASPVDYMELPIETLEVGALGTFNALELAKEKGAKYLFASTSEIYGDPLVSPQKEEYWGNVNSIGPRSVYDEAKRFAEATTMAYLRHYSLDTRIIRIFNTYGPRMRKNDGRVVPNFINQALNNKPFTIYGDGKQTRSFCYVSDLVSGIYKVMQSDIHTPINLGNPNEFTMIELAQVVSKIIGGSLKTINEPLPQDDPKQRRPDISKAKKELKWEPVVQLEEGLKKTIEWFKNGR; this is encoded by the coding sequence ATGAAGATCCTAATCACAGGTGGGGCCGGATTTATAGCTTCCCATCTTATTGATCTTCTTTTGCAGGAAGATCATGAAGTTGTTTGTATTGACAATCTTATAACAGGTTCACTGCATAATATAAAACATCATGAGGGGAACAAAAATCTTAAATTTATAGAACATGACATATCTACACATTTGGATTATAAAGATAGGATTGACTTTGTCCTTCATATGGCTTCTCCCGCCAGCCCTGTTGATTATATGGAACTGCCGATTGAAACGCTGGAAGTCGGGGCGCTAGGTACATTTAATGCTTTGGAACTTGCAAAAGAAAAGGGAGCAAAATATTTATTTGCATCAACTTCTGAAATCTACGGAGATCCATTAGTCTCTCCTCAAAAAGAAGAATATTGGGGAAATGTAAATTCAATAGGGCCAAGAAGTGTTTATGATGAAGCCAAAAGATTTGCGGAAGCGACAACTATGGCTTATCTGCGGCATTACAGTTTGGATACCAGAATTATTAGAATTTTTAATACTTATGGTCCCAGGATGCGAAAGAATGATGGTAGAGTTGTTCCTAACTTTATAAATCAGGCATTGAATAATAAACCTTTTACAATTTATGGAGATGGTAAACAGACGAGAAGTTTTTGTTATGTATCAGATTTAGTTTCTGGAATTTATAAAGTTATGCAATCAGATATTCATACTCCGATAAATCTTGGAAATCCCAATGAGTTTACAATGATTGAGCTTGCACAGGTTGTTTCAAAAATTATAGGAGGTTCTCTGAAAACTATAAATGAACCTTTGCCGCAAGATGATCCGAAACAGAGAAGACCCGATATTTCCAAAGCGAAAAAAGAACTTAAATGGGAGCCTGTTGTCCAGCTTGAAGAAGGGCTTAAAAAGACTATAGAGTGGTTTAAAAATGGCAGATAA